A DNA window from Maribellus comscasis contains the following coding sequences:
- a CDS encoding thioredoxin family protein: MEKIESLNNLKEVLQPNESVWLLLYKKGSSQSDCAFENYQKAAPKADKIVLCYADVNEVRDIHPEYKITSVPSLLNFEKGTLKNVVKGCHQPEQFNAIFEKVAFVSAGNGEGKPQKNVTVYTTPTCTWCNTIKRHLQENGIRYREVDVSKDQKAAEEMVRRSGQQGVPQTDINGEIIVGFDRNRINTLLGIN; encoded by the coding sequence ATGGAAAAAATTGAATCTTTAAACAACTTAAAAGAAGTATTGCAACCAAATGAAAGCGTTTGGTTATTGTTATATAAAAAAGGCTCATCTCAAAGCGATTGCGCATTTGAAAATTATCAAAAAGCTGCACCAAAAGCAGATAAAATTGTTCTTTGTTATGCTGATGTAAATGAGGTTCGTGACATTCATCCGGAATATAAAATCACCAGTGTTCCCTCGTTGTTGAACTTTGAAAAAGGAACGTTAAAAAATGTGGTAAAAGGATGTCATCAACCGGAACAATTTAATGCTATTTTTGAAAAAGTTGCTTTTGTGTCGGCCGGAAACGGGGAAGGGAAACCGCAAAAAAATGTAACGGTTTATACCACTCCAACCTGCACATGGTGTAATACCATAAAAAGACATTTACAGGAAAACGGAATCAGATACCGCGAGGTGGATGTTTCAAAAGACCAGAAAGCAGCAGAAGAAATGGTCAGGAGAAGCGGGCAGCAGGGAGTTCCGCAAACCGATATTAACGGAGAAATAATTGTCGGATTCGACAGAAACAGAATAAACACTTTATTAGGAATAAATTAA
- a CDS encoding pentapeptide repeat-containing protein: protein MKLFSKIKRGIYSSKAEKIQEEIDLIKQRENSNTCELLCVKLFHFSKLNIKSPLDLRNSFLENAELNSIILSRICFWSTKLKNANFTNAHLYQVDFWKADLSETNFTNAELTSCILAQTNLQNSILTGANLKNARLENANLTNADFTNANLKWAKIDLHQLKSVKSLKNTIMPDGTEFSSIWQKLIETSEIPEIHNRI from the coding sequence ATGAAATTATTCTCAAAAATAAAAAGGGGCATTTATTCTTCAAAAGCTGAAAAGATTCAGGAAGAAATTGACTTAATAAAACAAAGGGAGAATTCCAACACATGCGAATTACTCTGTGTTAAATTATTTCATTTTTCAAAACTAAATATAAAGTCGCCACTTGATTTAAGAAATAGTTTTCTGGAAAATGCCGAATTAAATAGTATAATACTCTCACGAATTTGTTTTTGGAGTACAAAATTAAAAAATGCAAATTTCACCAATGCGCATTTGTACCAGGTTGATTTTTGGAAAGCAGACCTTTCAGAAACAAATTTCACAAATGCTGAACTGACAAGTTGTATATTGGCTCAAACAAATCTCCAAAATTCGATATTGACAGGAGCAAATTTAAAAAATGCTCGTTTGGAAAATGCAAACTTAACAAATGCAGATTTTACCAATGCCAATTTAAAATGGGCAAAAATTGATCTTCATCAGCTTAAATCGGTAAAAAGTTTAAAAAATACAATTATGCCCGACGGCACAGAATTCTCTTCCATCTGGCAGAAGTTAATAGAAACATCTGAAATACCAGAAATTCATAATCGCATTTAA
- a CDS encoding WbuC family cupin fold metalloprotein, with product MKKNSEIQKIDKKLLADVIGEAQKRERKRANYNFHFTYDDPINRMLNAFEPGTYVQPHKHENPDKREVFLLLKGKLAMIFFNDSGEITEQVILHHSTGIYGVEVPPKVWHTVISLETGTIVYEIKDGPYVQADDKNFALWAPKEGEAGCTEYLNKMMKELGLM from the coding sequence TTGAAAAAGAATTCTGAGATTCAAAAGATTGATAAAAAGTTACTTGCTGATGTAATCGGCGAAGCACAAAAAAGAGAACGAAAGCGCGCGAATTATAATTTTCATTTCACATACGACGACCCAATTAACCGGATGCTCAATGCGTTTGAGCCGGGTACATACGTGCAGCCGCACAAACACGAAAATCCGGATAAACGTGAAGTTTTTCTCCTGTTAAAGGGAAAACTTGCCATGATTTTTTTTAATGACTCAGGTGAAATCACGGAACAGGTAATTTTGCATCATTCAACCGGAATTTACGGAGTGGAAGTGCCTCCGAAAGTTTGGCATACTGTTATTTCTCTCGAAACCGGAACCATTGTTTATGAAATAAAAGATGGGCCGTATGTTCAGGCCGATGATAAAAATTTTGCTTTGTGGGCTCCTAAGGAAGGCGAAGCAGGTTGCACAGAATATCTTAATAAAATGATGAAGGAGTTAGGACTGATGTAA
- a CDS encoding tryptophanase, giving the protein MTNQSSAVKFYSGEQIPLELHKVRIVQKLFLRPIEERKVAVEEAGFNTFLLNTKDIFLDMLTDSGTNAMSDNQVSSMLQADDAYAGSQSFYRMEEAAREVFGKHYVLPVHQGRAAENIVSQVFIKKGEVIPMNYHFTTTKEHMELNGGKVLEIYKDDALDIKSTKPFKGNIDIDKLKAVFEKYGKDKVAFVRMEASTNLIGGQPFSMQNMRDVKAICDQNDTMMVLDASLIGENAYFIKQREEEFKNAEIKDILLEMCGYADLVYFSSRKVSSTRGGGILTNSKDLYLKMRDLLVLYEGFLTYGGMSVREIEAMAVGLKETCDDTVISQSPSFIKYAVDNLDKAGVPVITPAGALGCHIDAMGFLPHVPQQEYPAGALASALYIISGIRGMERGTISSVRDENGDDVLADVELLRLAFPRRVFTLSQTMFVVDRVKWLFDNRELVGGLQWIEEPPLLRFFMGRLEAIGDWPEKLMAKFKEDFGDSL; this is encoded by the coding sequence ATGACAAACCAAAGCAGTGCCGTTAAATTCTACAGTGGCGAACAGATTCCTTTGGAACTACACAAAGTACGAATCGTACAAAAATTATTTTTGAGACCTATTGAAGAAAGAAAAGTAGCCGTTGAAGAAGCGGGATTTAATACATTCCTCTTAAATACAAAAGATATCTTCCTCGATATGCTTACCGACTCCGGAACCAATGCAATGAGTGACAATCAGGTATCTTCTATGTTGCAGGCCGACGATGCCTATGCAGGATCGCAAAGTTTCTACCGTATGGAAGAAGCTGCCCGTGAGGTTTTTGGAAAACACTATGTTTTACCGGTTCACCAGGGACGTGCCGCCGAAAACATTGTATCACAGGTTTTTATAAAAAAAGGCGAAGTAATTCCTATGAATTACCACTTTACCACAACCAAAGAACACATGGAACTGAACGGAGGTAAAGTATTGGAAATATATAAAGATGACGCGCTTGATATAAAAAGTACAAAGCCATTTAAAGGAAATATAGACATTGACAAACTAAAAGCCGTTTTTGAAAAATACGGTAAAGATAAAGTAGCTTTTGTCAGAATGGAAGCATCGACGAATCTGATTGGCGGGCAACCATTTTCAATGCAAAATATGCGCGATGTAAAAGCCATTTGTGATCAGAATGATACAATGATGGTACTCGACGCCAGTTTAATTGGTGAAAATGCATACTTTATTAAACAACGCGAAGAAGAATTTAAAAATGCCGAAATAAAAGATATCCTGCTGGAGATGTGCGGATACGCCGATTTGGTCTACTTCTCAAGCCGTAAAGTAAGTTCAACACGTGGTGGTGGAATTTTAACAAACAGTAAAGACCTGTATTTAAAAATGCGCGATCTGCTGGTACTGTACGAAGGATTCCTCACATATGGCGGTATGTCGGTTCGCGAAATTGAAGCCATGGCGGTGGGCTTAAAAGAAACCTGCGACGATACAGTAATAAGTCAGTCGCCATCGTTTATCAAATATGCCGTTGACAACCTCGACAAAGCAGGTGTACCGGTAATTACACCAGCCGGAGCACTGGGTTGCCATATCGATGCAATGGGATTTTTGCCCCATGTTCCGCAACAGGAATATCCTGCAGGAGCCTTAGCCTCAGCATTATATATTATTTCAGGAATTCGCGGGATGGAAAGGGGAACTATTTCAAGTGTACGCGATGAAAACGGCGATGATGTTCTCGCCGATGTTGAATTGCTTCGTTTGGCATTCCCACGGCGTGTGTTTACTCTTTCACAAACCATGTTTGTAGTCGACCGCGTAAAATGGCTTTTCGACAACCGAGAACTGGTAGGCGGCTTACAATGGATAGAAGAGCCGCCGTTGCTGCGTTTCTTTATGGGAAGACTGGAAGCAATAGGCGACTGGCCTGAAAAATTAATGGCAAAATTCAAAGAAGATTTTGGAGATTCTTTGTAG
- the hutH gene encoding histidine ammonia-lyase gives MANHTFQITPENLTFEQIQEILENNIKLELSEKSKQLIIKSKNYLDKKLEESEKPLYGINTGFGALCDIEISKDELSKLQENLVISHACNVGPEVPFDVVKLMLLLKAHALSKGNSAVQLKTVQRIIDLFNNNILPVVCEQGSLGASGDLAPLAMLFLPLLGLGEVYFQGRKVVSKSVLDRMGWEPVKLEAKEGLALLNGTQFMSAHGVYTLLKTFRIVDQGDIIGALSLDAFDGLIEPFGENIQRIRPHKGQATTAANFRMILEGSKMQMKEKEHIQDPYSFRCIPQVHGAVKDAVNYVAGVFETEINSVTDNPTVFPDEDQIVSGGNFHGEPLALVLDFLAIALSELGSISERRTYRLISGERGLPEFLVAKPGLNSGFMIPQYVAASIVSQNKQYATPASVDSIPSSNEQEDHVSMGGNAATKALKVVLNTEKILAIELYNAAQAMDFRKPVHTSPFLEKFLTEYRKMVAFVNHDVLMYQGINKTVEFLNTTAIKKLEVN, from the coding sequence ATGGCAAATCATACATTTCAAATAACACCCGAAAATCTCACTTTTGAACAAATTCAGGAAATTCTTGAAAATAACATTAAACTCGAACTTTCAGAAAAGTCAAAGCAACTCATTATAAAAAGTAAAAATTATCTCGATAAAAAACTAGAAGAGTCTGAAAAGCCGTTGTACGGAATAAACACTGGTTTTGGAGCTTTGTGCGATATAGAAATTTCGAAAGACGAATTAAGTAAATTGCAGGAAAATCTGGTGATTTCGCACGCCTGTAATGTTGGCCCCGAAGTCCCTTTTGACGTTGTAAAACTAATGTTGCTGTTAAAGGCACACGCTTTATCGAAAGGAAATTCGGCTGTTCAGTTAAAAACAGTGCAACGGATTATTGATTTGTTTAACAACAATATATTACCGGTAGTTTGCGAACAGGGTTCACTGGGTGCCAGCGGCGATTTGGCTCCGCTGGCAATGCTTTTTTTACCATTGCTTGGCTTAGGAGAGGTATATTTTCAAGGCCGGAAAGTAGTGTCAAAATCAGTGCTCGATAGAATGGGGTGGGAGCCCGTAAAACTGGAAGCAAAAGAAGGATTGGCACTTTTGAATGGAACTCAGTTTATGAGTGCTCATGGTGTTTACACTTTGCTCAAAACTTTTCGGATTGTCGATCAGGGTGACATAATTGGAGCACTTTCATTGGATGCTTTTGACGGTTTGATAGAACCTTTTGGCGAAAATATTCAACGAATCCGTCCGCACAAAGGACAGGCAACAACAGCAGCTAATTTCAGAATGATTTTGGAAGGAAGTAAGATGCAGATGAAAGAAAAAGAACACATTCAGGATCCCTATTCTTTTCGTTGTATTCCACAGGTTCATGGAGCAGTAAAAGATGCTGTAAATTATGTTGCCGGAGTTTTTGAAACCGAAATAAATTCGGTGACTGACAATCCGACGGTTTTTCCTGACGAGGACCAAATTGTTTCCGGTGGAAATTTTCATGGTGAACCGCTGGCTTTGGTACTTGATTTCCTTGCTATTGCACTGAGCGAGTTGGGAAGTATTTCGGAGCGACGAACTTATCGTTTAATTTCAGGCGAGCGCGGACTCCCTGAATTTCTGGTGGCAAAACCCGGATTGAATTCTGGTTTTATGATTCCGCAATACGTTGCGGCTTCCATTGTCAGTCAGAATAAACAATATGCTACACCGGCTTCTGTTGATTCTATCCCTTCTTCCAACGAACAGGAAGACCATGTAAGTATGGGAGGAAATGCGGCAACTAAAGCACTAAAAGTTGTGTTGAATACTGAAAAAATTCTGGCGATAGAACTGTACAACGCCGCGCAGGCCATGGACTTTAGAAAGCCGGTGCACACGTCGCCTTTTCTTGAAAAATTTTTAACGGAATATCGGAAGATGGTAGCTTTTGTTAATCATGATGTGTTAATGTACCAGGGAATTAATAAGACTGTTGAGTTTTTGAATACAACTGCAATAAAAAAGCTGGAAGTTAATTAA
- a CDS encoding NigD-like protein, with protein MKRTVFAMLIASIFLVTGCLEDDDYYSLSDMWVGFGIFQETESNANGYKIVMDNDDLLIPVTSNFNVFHYVEDGDRVLVNYTILDDNSGEGEEATEYYIKLNSVKKILMKGILDVTEENNDSIGNDPINVIDVWMTDSLLNFELKYWGSSKVHFINLVKQSGELTGDSQPVELELRHNNNGDDESIPYKAFVSFNLGELEISGLDSVQFRVTGTDYDNEEFDYDGVYHYGENSD; from the coding sequence ATGAAGAGAACTGTATTTGCAATGCTAATTGCATCTATATTTTTGGTAACAGGATGTTTGGAAGATGATGATTATTATTCATTATCAGACATGTGGGTTGGCTTTGGTATTTTTCAGGAAACGGAATCAAATGCCAACGGGTATAAAATTGTTATGGATAATGACGATTTGCTGATACCTGTAACATCTAATTTTAATGTATTTCATTATGTGGAAGACGGGGACAGAGTTTTAGTGAATTACACAATTTTGGATGACAATTCCGGTGAAGGCGAAGAAGCTACTGAATATTATATAAAACTTAATTCAGTAAAGAAAATTTTGATGAAGGGAATTCTCGACGTCACCGAGGAAAATAACGATAGTATTGGTAACGATCCCATTAATGTAATTGATGTTTGGATGACTGACAGCTTGTTAAATTTTGAGCTAAAATATTGGGGAAGCAGTAAGGTTCACTTTATAAACCTGGTAAAACAATCCGGCGAGTTAACAGGCGATAGTCAGCCTGTTGAACTGGAATTAAGACACAATAACAACGGAGACGACGAAAGTATTCCTTATAAAGCATTTGTCTCATTCAACCTGGGAGAACTTGAAATTTCCGGGCTGGATTCGGTTCAATTCAGGGTGACAGGAACCGACTATGATAATGAAGAATTTGACTACGATGGTGTTTATCACTACGGCGAAAACAGCGATTAG
- the hisS gene encoding histidine--tRNA ligase has translation MAQKPSIPKGTRDFSPIEMVKRNYIFDTIKDVFRLYGFQPIETPAMENLSTLMGKYGEEGDKLLFKILNSGDFVSKVSDEVYAEKDSVKLTPEISEKGLRYDLTVPFARFVVQYRNDITFPFKRYQIQPVWRADRPQKGRYREFYQCDVDVIGSNSLLNEMELVQIIDDVFERLKINTVVKINNRKILAGIAEIIGENERIIDITVAIDKLEKIGLEKVNRELSEKGVSDEAIQKLQPILALEGSSAEKITQLENVLAASEIGIKGVEEIKTLFGYLEQLDLQTEVELDLTLARGLNYYTGAIFEVKAKDVAIGSICGGGRYDDLTGIFGLPDVSGVGVSFGAERIFDVLTQLDLFPHESLETTKVMFVNFGEKEEAYCLPVLAQLRKSSINAEIFPENAKMKKQMNYANKKDIPYVVLAGESEMNEGKFTLKNMESGGQKSVTAEELIKILS, from the coding sequence ATGGCACAAAAACCTTCTATTCCCAAGGGAACGCGCGATTTTTCACCAATTGAGATGGTGAAACGGAATTATATTTTCGATACCATAAAAGATGTTTTTCGTTTATATGGTTTTCAGCCGATTGAAACACCGGCTATGGAGAATCTTTCAACCTTGATGGGAAAATATGGCGAGGAAGGGGATAAATTGTTATTTAAAATATTGAATTCGGGCGATTTTGTGTCAAAAGTTTCTGATGAGGTTTACGCTGAAAAAGATTCGGTTAAACTGACTCCGGAAATTTCAGAAAAAGGATTACGTTACGACTTAACCGTTCCGTTTGCGCGCTTTGTGGTGCAATACCGAAACGATATTACTTTCCCCTTTAAACGTTACCAGATTCAGCCGGTGTGGCGTGCCGATCGTCCGCAAAAAGGACGTTACCGCGAGTTTTACCAGTGTGACGTGGATGTAATTGGCAGTAACAGTTTGCTCAATGAAATGGAGTTGGTGCAAATTATCGACGATGTTTTTGAACGTTTGAAAATTAATACGGTTGTTAAAATAAACAATCGGAAAATTTTAGCGGGAATTGCTGAAATTATTGGTGAAAATGAGCGGATTATTGATATTACCGTTGCCATCGATAAACTGGAAAAAATTGGCCTGGAAAAAGTAAATCGGGAACTTTCAGAAAAAGGAGTTTCCGATGAGGCGATTCAAAAATTGCAACCTATTTTAGCTTTGGAAGGAAGTTCTGCTGAAAAAATTACTCAACTCGAAAATGTTTTGGCTGCTTCAGAAATTGGAATAAAGGGGGTGGAGGAAATTAAAACATTATTTGGCTACCTTGAACAACTTGATTTGCAAACAGAGGTGGAGTTGGATTTAACGCTTGCCCGTGGCTTAAACTATTACACCGGTGCAATTTTTGAAGTAAAAGCCAAAGATGTTGCCATTGGAAGTATTTGTGGCGGAGGGAGATACGATGACTTGACCGGAATTTTTGGATTGCCCGATGTTTCCGGAGTTGGTGTTTCATTTGGTGCAGAGCGTATTTTTGATGTGCTTACTCAACTCGATCTTTTCCCTCATGAATCGTTGGAAACCACAAAAGTAATGTTTGTAAATTTTGGCGAAAAAGAAGAAGCGTACTGTTTGCCGGTTTTGGCTCAGCTTCGGAAAAGCAGTATAAATGCTGAGATTTTTCCGGAAAATGCCAAAATGAAAAAGCAGATGAACTACGCCAACAAAAAAGATATTCCCTATGTGGTTTTGGCTGGCGAATCAGAAATGAACGAAGGAAAATTTACTTTGAAAAATATGGAGAGCGGCGGGCAAAAAAGTGTGACCGCCGAAGAACTGATAAAAATCCTTTCCTAA
- a CDS encoding thioredoxin domain-containing protein: protein MKKLVFILAVAVISLQSCNASQAKNKSSEKAEAPTESVSAKASDEGGSVKLTKEKFLSEVWDYQNSPQEWKFKGDKPALIDFYADWCGPCKIASPILEEISKEYAGKITVYKIDTQVERELAGVFGISGIPAFLYIPKDGKPVMTSGIARSKEDTKQMFKDNIDKILLTSN from the coding sequence ATGAAAAAATTGGTATTCATACTGGCGGTTGCAGTTATATCGTTGCAAAGCTGCAATGCAAGCCAGGCAAAAAATAAAAGCAGCGAAAAGGCGGAGGCACCAACAGAATCAGTAAGTGCAAAAGCAAGTGACGAAGGTGGTTCGGTAAAACTGACAAAAGAAAAATTTTTGAGTGAAGTGTGGGATTACCAAAACTCACCACAGGAATGGAAATTTAAAGGTGATAAACCTGCGCTTATCGACTTTTATGCCGACTGGTGTGGCCCATGTAAAATCGCTTCGCCAATTCTGGAAGAAATTTCAAAAGAATATGCAGGAAAAATCACAGTGTATAAAATTGATACGCAAGTAGAAAGAGAACTTGCAGGTGTTTTCGGGATTAGCGGAATACCGGCATTTCTGTATATTCCAAAAGATGGAAAACCTGTGATGACTTCAGGAATAGCCCGTTCGAAAGAAGATACAAAACAAATGTTTAAAGATAATATTGACAAAATTTTGTTAACTTCAAATTAG
- a CDS encoding co-chaperone GroES, which yields MKELQPINQNVLLELTEDNSEQTTASGIIIPDSAKEKQEVAKVVAISNIENAEIAPGDEVLYKRFAGTEIDFDGKKYLLLPYSEILSKVVETESI from the coding sequence ATGAAAGAATTACAGCCTATTAACCAAAATGTTCTGTTGGAACTGACAGAAGACAATTCAGAACAAACAACCGCTTCAGGGATTATTATTCCTGATTCTGCAAAAGAAAAGCAAGAAGTTGCTAAAGTTGTTGCGATAAGCAACATCGAAAATGCAGAAATAGCGCCAGGTGACGAGGTTCTTTACAAAAGATTTGCAGGAACAGAAATCGACTTCGACGGTAAAAAATACCTGTTGTTGCCCTACTCTGAAATTCTGTCGAAAGTTGTAGAAACCGAATCAATTTAA
- a CDS encoding DUF4870 domain-containing protein: MERIVTDPNERQWGMFVHLAALATLIGIPLGNVIGPLIIYLIKKDEYEFVNETGKEVLNFQITWTLILIVSALFIIVGIGILLLVGFGIAWLIFVIMGTVAANNGQYYKYPLSFKFFN, from the coding sequence ATGGAACGAATTGTTACCGATCCGAATGAGAGACAATGGGGAATGTTTGTTCACCTGGCTGCGCTGGCAACATTAATCGGAATTCCGTTAGGGAACGTTATTGGCCCTCTGATTATTTATCTGATAAAAAAAGACGAATACGAATTTGTAAATGAAACGGGAAAAGAGGTTCTTAATTTTCAGATTACATGGACATTGATTCTGATTGTTTCAGCTTTGTTTATAATTGTTGGAATTGGAATTTTACTTTTGGTTGGATTTGGAATTGCCTGGTTGATTTTTGTGATTATGGGAACTGTTGCTGCGAATAACGGGCAGTATTACAAATACCCGCTGTCATTTAAATTTTTTAACTGA
- a CDS encoding LuxR C-terminal-related transcriptional regulator has protein sequence MGLEKIYSDEKKQITKIVVIEDNENFVNYLYSFFKFRTHYKIIHHFYSCEDAKNSGSLGLAKILLLDIKLPHESGLEALPSILQKYSNLKVIILTSFQDDEMLFEAIQKGAVGYILKTDCFNHLENAIEQAKLGGMLFSPSMAQKILNHFKPKPVKKNNLTRRENEVLQLLKSGFTKKEMAAELNISYNTVDTHVKNIYKKLNVNSNIKAANKNN, from the coding sequence ATGGGATTAGAAAAAATCTATTCCGATGAAAAGAAGCAAATTACGAAGATTGTTGTTATTGAAGATAATGAGAATTTTGTAAATTATTTGTATAGTTTTTTTAAATTTCGAACCCATTACAAAATAATTCATCATTTTTATAGTTGCGAAGACGCAAAAAACTCGGGCAGTTTGGGATTGGCAAAAATCCTGTTACTGGATATCAAGCTTCCGCACGAAAGTGGATTAGAAGCCTTACCATCCATCCTGCAAAAATACTCAAATCTTAAAGTAATTATTTTAACCTCGTTTCAAGATGACGAAATGCTTTTTGAGGCAATTCAAAAAGGTGCGGTTGGTTATATTTTAAAAACAGATTGTTTTAACCATTTGGAAAACGCAATTGAACAGGCAAAACTGGGAGGAATGCTTTTTTCACCATCAATGGCTCAAAAAATTCTAAACCATTTCAAACCAAAACCTGTGAAAAAGAATAATTTGACCCGCAGAGAAAATGAGGTACTCCAATTATTAAAATCAGGATTTACAAAAAAAGAAATGGCTGCAGAATTAAACATAAGTTACAATACTGTAGACACGCATGTGAAGAATATTTATAAAAAATTAAATGTAAACTCAAATATTAAAGCGGCAAACAAGAATAATTAA
- a CDS encoding GAF domain-containing protein, with protein sequence MEDQKKDGRYSRIYKQLGGLVLKSNNTSARMATVIAVLHHKMDTFFWTGFYLLADGQMTVNMYQGPVACQVLEKDKGVCWAAFNKKETVIVKDVHQFPGHIACDSRSKSEIVVPFKNKEGEITGVLDIDSKELASFNEIDAHWLEKIVELIYQ encoded by the coding sequence ATGGAAGACCAAAAAAAGGACGGGCGTTACAGCAGAATATACAAACAGTTAGGCGGCCTGGTTTTAAAAAGTAACAACACTTCAGCAAGGATGGCAACTGTTATAGCTGTTTTGCACCATAAAATGGACACTTTTTTTTGGACCGGTTTTTATTTACTGGCAGACGGCCAAATGACTGTAAATATGTATCAGGGACCAGTAGCCTGCCAGGTACTCGAAAAAGACAAAGGTGTTTGCTGGGCTGCTTTTAATAAAAAAGAAACGGTAATTGTAAAAGACGTGCATCAATTCCCGGGGCACATCGCCTGCGACTCCCGATCAAAATCAGAAATTGTTGTACCATTCAAAAATAAGGAAGGTGAAATTACCGGGGTTTTGGATATCGACAGTAAAGAACTGGCTTCATTCAACGAAATAGATGCGCACTGGTTGGAAAAAATTGTAGAATTAATTTACCAATAA